A genome region from Coffea arabica cultivar ET-39 chromosome 7e, Coffea Arabica ET-39 HiFi, whole genome shotgun sequence includes the following:
- the LOC113701604 gene encoding WAT1-related protein At5g40240 isoform X1, whose protein sequence is MGDRKGGFWYKELFPFTAMVATQCINVGVSIIFKAATLKGLDFHVFMLYSYCISALLFLPLCCYSHRKSRLPPLTIGLLGRFLFLGFLGFSGQYLGYIGIEYSNPTLASAMTNLTPASTFILAVLFRMEKLEMKSWTTQVKIIGSVITIAGALLVVLYNGPVLIRSSTSSASVLAQHPALVSITGGTKHSDWVKGGALLAVEYVIVGLWCISQAKVIADYPAELAVVFFYNLACLILAAPACLIGATNSSAWNILKPDVRLYSVVYSGVMGSGFGILIQTWGVHIKGPVYIASFMPLSIAIAAIMGFIFLGDDLYLGSVIGSLIISLGFYALIWAKAKEDCEKGDEFGASSSQNAPLLGQYDDSTNEGRASAIA, encoded by the exons atgGGCGACCGGAAAGGAGGATTTTGGTATAAAGAGCTATTTCCATTCACAGCCATGGTTGCAACACAATGCATCAATGTCGGTGTGAGCATCATCTTCAAAGCAGCCACATTGAAGGGTTTGGACTTTCACGTTTTCATGCTATATTCCTATTGCATTTCAGCTCTTCTTTTCCTCCCTCTTTGCTGCTACTCCCACAG GAAATCTCGGCTTCCTCCATTAACTATTGGTCTCCTTGGTAGATTTCTCTTCCTCGGGTTTCTTGG CTTTTCCGGTCAATATCTTGGATACATCGGAATCGAGTATAGTAATCCAACACTGGCTTCCGCCATGACCAACCTTACCCCGGCTTCCACATTTATCTTGGCCGTCCTCTTCAG GATGGAAAAGCTAGAAATGAAGAGCTGGACCACCCAGGTTAAGATAATTGGGAGTGTAATAACGATTGCAGGAGCCCTGTTGGTGGTTCTGTACAATGGCCCAGTGCTAATAAGGAGCTCTACATCTTCAGCTTCTGTTCTTGCACAACACCCAGCACTTGTTAGCATCACTGGCGGAACCAAACACTCGGATTGGGTCAAAGGTGGTGCCCTTCTCGCTGTTGAATATGTAATTGTCGGCTTATGGTGTATTTCTCAG GCCAAGGTTATTGCAGATTACCCAGCAGAGCTAGCTGTGGTCTTCTTCTACAACTTAGCATGTTTGATCCTAGCAGCTCCTGCTTGTTTAATCGGGGCAACAAATTCAAGTGCTTGGAATATACTAAAACCTGATGTCCGGCTGTACTCAGTAGTGTATTCG gGAGTAATGGGATCAGGCTTTGGTATTCTTATTCAAACATGGGGCGTACATATAAAAGGACCTGTATATATAGCTTCATTTATGCCATTATCAATTGCCATTGCTGCAATTATGGGCTTCATTTTTCTTGGGGATGACCTCTACCTTGGAAG TGTGATCGGATCCTTGATCATATCTTTAGGGTTTTATGCTCTAATATgggcaaaagcaaaagaagactGTGAAAAAGGTGATGAGTTTGGGGCATCTTCCAGCCAAAATGCTCCATTACTAGGCCAATACGATGATTCAACAAATGAAGGACGTGCATCTGCCATTGCTTGA
- the LOC113701604 gene encoding WAT1-related protein At5g40240 isoform X2, with the protein MHQCRCEHHLQSSHIEGFGLSRFHAIFLLHFSSSFPPSLLLLPQEISASSINYWSPCFSGQYLGYIGIEYSNPTLASAMTNLTPASTFILAVLFRMEKLEMKSWTTQVKIIGSVITIAGALLVVLYNGPVLIRSSTSSASVLAQHPALVSITGGTKHSDWVKGGALLAVEYVIVGLWCISQAKVIADYPAELAVVFFYNLACLILAAPACLIGATNSSAWNILKPDVRLYSVVYSGVMGSGFGILIQTWGVHIKGPVYIASFMPLSIAIAAIMGFIFLGDDLYLGSVIGSLIISLGFYALIWAKAKEDCEKGDEFGASSSQNAPLLGQYDDSTNEGRASAIA; encoded by the exons ATGCATCAATGTCGGTGTGAGCATCATCTTCAAAGCAGCCACATTGAAGGGTTTGGACTTTCACGTTTTCATGCTATATTCCTATTGCATTTCAGCTCTTCTTTTCCTCCCTCTTTGCTGCTACTCCCACAG GAAATCTCGGCTTCCTCCATTAACTATTGGTCTCCTTG CTTTTCCGGTCAATATCTTGGATACATCGGAATCGAGTATAGTAATCCAACACTGGCTTCCGCCATGACCAACCTTACCCCGGCTTCCACATTTATCTTGGCCGTCCTCTTCAG GATGGAAAAGCTAGAAATGAAGAGCTGGACCACCCAGGTTAAGATAATTGGGAGTGTAATAACGATTGCAGGAGCCCTGTTGGTGGTTCTGTACAATGGCCCAGTGCTAATAAGGAGCTCTACATCTTCAGCTTCTGTTCTTGCACAACACCCAGCACTTGTTAGCATCACTGGCGGAACCAAACACTCGGATTGGGTCAAAGGTGGTGCCCTTCTCGCTGTTGAATATGTAATTGTCGGCTTATGGTGTATTTCTCAG GCCAAGGTTATTGCAGATTACCCAGCAGAGCTAGCTGTGGTCTTCTTCTACAACTTAGCATGTTTGATCCTAGCAGCTCCTGCTTGTTTAATCGGGGCAACAAATTCAAGTGCTTGGAATATACTAAAACCTGATGTCCGGCTGTACTCAGTAGTGTATTCG gGAGTAATGGGATCAGGCTTTGGTATTCTTATTCAAACATGGGGCGTACATATAAAAGGACCTGTATATATAGCTTCATTTATGCCATTATCAATTGCCATTGCTGCAATTATGGGCTTCATTTTTCTTGGGGATGACCTCTACCTTGGAAG TGTGATCGGATCCTTGATCATATCTTTAGGGTTTTATGCTCTAATATgggcaaaagcaaaagaagactGTGAAAAAGGTGATGAGTTTGGGGCATCTTCCAGCCAAAATGCTCCATTACTAGGCCAATACGATGATTCAACAAATGAAGGACGTGCATCTGCCATTGCTTGA